Genomic DNA from Prochlorococcus marinus CUG1416:
TAGAGATCAACAATTCACTGCAGACTTTCATGATTATGAAATAAAGAGACTTGAAGATTCAAAATTTCTTAGGAAGAATCAATTTAGGGAAGACTCTGGTCCAACATCACATCCTGTAATCCCAGAAAAATATAAAGAAATAGACAATTTCTATACGACCACAATATATGAAAAAGGTTCAGAAATAATTAGAATGCTCAGCAACCTTGTAAAAGATAAAGATTTCTATAAAGGATTTAGTAATTACATATCAACTTATGATGGTAAAGCAGCAACAATAGACCAATTTATCGATAAAATACTAGAAAACAATAAGGAAATAGATCCTAAAGAATTTAAAGTCTGGTACAAGCAAAATGGAACCCCAAAAGTTAAATTCAAGAGAATCTGGGATAAAAAAAACAAAAAACTTACAATTCAAGCCTCTCAAAGTAATCCAATAAAAAAGAACCCATATAATGATTTACCTTTAATAATTCCTATAAATTTAGCTATATTTCTTGGTGAAAAAAAGACAATTAAAAAAACAGTCATCCTAAAAGCAAAAATACAAGAATTTATTATTAATAATATAGAATCCCATTTCGAAATCCCCTTAGTCACTTATTTTCGTGAATTTTCATCACCAGTTGAGTGGGAATCAGATATTACTCTTGATGAAAATTTTTTAATCCTAAAATATGAAACTGATTACTTTACTCTATCTAATACTGTAAAAGGATTTTATAAAACTATCATTTCATGCAGATTAGATAAAAAACCAGATTATCAAATTGAAAACAAATTAATAAGCGCCTTAATATCATTTATAAAAAATAGAGATATTAATTTATCTCTTTTATCAGAATTACTAAGTATTCCTACCTTTGCCGAAATTGAATCAGAGATGGAAAATATAGACCCTTTAAAAATATACAAAACTATTGACGAATTAAATTATTTATTCGGTACGAAATTAAAAAAAGAATTATTATTTAAGCTCCAAGAAATAGATAAAAATCTATATAAAGCATGGCCAGAAGGAAAACATGAAAGAAAACTAATCGAAATTATTTGGAAACTATTATTACATAGTAATGACAAGGAAATTAAAAGCAAAATAATTAATTACGTCAATAGTAATTCGATGACACTAGCAAAAGCTGCATTGAATTCTTTTAGTAGGATTAATTGTCCTGAGCGACAAATTATCTCAAATATATTCTTAAATAAATGGAAAAATAATAGTGTAGTATTGGATAGTTGGTTCTCATTTATTGCATCTATAGAAAATGATGAAAAAGCAAGTAGTCTTGAAAAATTATTTGAAAACAAGTTTTTTGATTCAAAATCACCAAATACATTAAGAGCCATATTAAACACATTCGTAACAAGAAATAGTACTTTTCATGCAATAGATGGCTCTGGTTATAAATATATTGCGAAAAAGATAATTGAATTCGATAAATTAAATCCAATCGTTATTTCTCGTTTTGTGAAAGTATTTAGTAGATACAACTATTATTCAGAGCCTTATAAAAGTAACATGATTGAAACCATAAAAAAGATCAAAAAAAATAAACTATCAACAAATACTATGGAAGTATTAGATGCGATATTAAAGTGATTATTTGATTATATTTAATTAAATATTATAATAGAGATTGTAATTATAAGTATTAAAATAAATACAAGATATTTATTAATAAAAATATCATTAAATATATTTTCGTTATAATCTTTATTCCACTTTTTATTGACGTATTCCTTAGTTATAAATTTATTAGGCCTTCCACAATGTAAGCATGTTGGAGAAGTTATTAAAATTAAATTTTTACATTGGGGACACTTTTTTTTTTCCATAATTTAATTTTAGTGAATAAATTTGAAATCAGAAACAAAAAAATAAGTAAATTAATTCTTGTTTTCCTGAATAATTAAATATCATTGCAAAAAAAAATTTGATTTAAACTATTTTAAAAAATTCAATATAATAAAATATTAGTATTTAGTTTCAAATGTTTGCTATTGCACTTGGATTGTCTCCAATTGAAAAAATCACTATTGCAATAACTGCTTTGATTTTTATAGTTTCTTTTACCTGGATCTCAATTAAGGGAGATTTAAATAAAATTGCTAAGGAACTAATTGAATATAATGATAATGATCAGGATAATTAAAAAAAACCTTTAACCTGCTTTTTATGCAAAACAGGATAATCAATAATATGCCTAATTTCTTTGAGTGAGGAACCATATATTTTTTCACCATTTAAGTGCACTCCCATCCATTTTTCTTTTTGATTAAAAAACAAACTTTTACTACTTCCCTCTAGGAGGTCATTTTTTTTATCCCAATTCAAAGTTATATCCCAACCTTTATAATTTTCTATCATTTTGAACAAGAGAACATACACAAATATTAATCACAGAAAGGCAGAACAAAAACAAAGGAAATAAGTATTTTTTTCGTTATATTTATTTAATATTTTTTTTAATTTGATCTAACTTTTATTCTACGACGAGCTTTATCAGCATTTTCTCTGGCTAAATTAATGTCTTTATTTGATGCGAGAACAACTCCCATTCTTCTACCTTTTCTAGAAACTGGCTTACCAAATATAAGAACTTTAGTCTTTTCAACTTCTAATGCTTTATTAAGACCTTCATAAATAGGATTAATATAATCTTTATCTGCGAGTATAACTCTTGTTGCAGAAGGTTCTATTAGGCTTATATAAGGGATTGGTAAATTTAAAAAAGCCCTTAAATGTAATT
This window encodes:
- the pepN gene encoding aminopeptidase N, with translation MNNTKNEKKISSYVKLEDYKVFDYEIPEIFLDFVIKKNEVNVKTKLRLKKKNKNTKNLILDGTDILIKKIYLDDSPLLEEEYYIQQKNNLEIKNINKDNFSLRIEGIIKPKENSSLLGMYESNGIITTQCEAEGFRRISYHSDRPDILSKYTVRIEADKNDYPVLLSNGNVVKEKNLTNNRHEIIWEDPYPKPSYLFALVAGKLNCVKDYFITKSNKKVKINIYVEDGDEKYVKHAISSLKKSMKWDEEKYNLEYDLSLFNIVAVRHFNMGAMENKSLNIFNSKLILADSETTTDEELERIEGVIAHEYFHNWTGNRVTCRDWFQLSLKEGLTVFRDQQFTADFHDYEIKRLEDSKFLRKNQFREDSGPTSHPVIPEKYKEIDNFYTTTIYEKGSEIIRMLSNLVKDKDFYKGFSNYISTYDGKAATIDQFIDKILENNKEIDPKEFKVWYKQNGTPKVKFKRIWDKKNKKLTIQASQSNPIKKNPYNDLPLIIPINLAIFLGEKKTIKKTVILKAKIQEFIINNIESHFEIPLVTYFREFSSPVEWESDITLDENFLILKYETDYFTLSNTVKGFYKTIISCRLDKKPDYQIENKLISALISFIKNRDINLSLLSELLSIPTFAEIESEMENIDPLKIYKTIDELNYLFGTKLKKELLFKLQEIDKNLYKAWPEGKHERKLIEIIWKLLLHSNDKEIKSKIINYVNSNSMTLAKAALNSFSRINCPERQIISNIFLNKWKNNSVVLDSWFSFIASIENDEKASSLEKLFENKFFDSKSPNTLRAILNTFVTRNSTFHAIDGSGYKYIAKKIIEFDKLNPIVISRFVKVFSRYNYYSEPYKSNMIETIKKIKKNKLSTNTMEVLDAILK
- a CDS encoding photosystem II reaction centre N prot; protein product: MFAIALGLSPIEKITIAITALIFIVSFTWISIKGDLNKIAKELIEYNDNDQDN